The following are encoded together in the Perca fluviatilis chromosome 23, GENO_Pfluv_1.0, whole genome shotgun sequence genome:
- the LOC120553693 gene encoding rho GTPase-activating protein 8-like: MSSTSDLEQLAEIELEKEEEEDEEDQTCVTDAPSLPPGSTLGPDSSHPYYDVARHGIIQVSGDDRYGRKLIIFSSCCLPPSHQLNHRRLLEYLKFTLDQYVEMDYILVYFHYGLRSSNKPSLKWLREAYGEFDRKYKKNLKTLYVVHPTNFIRIVWNIFKPLISHKFGKKLTYVNYLSELGEHLNYEQLIIPPDVLRHDEKLRAAQKGEPPPSVKTPPARPPLPTQQFGVSLQYIREKNREAMIPPVITQTVTYLKEKGLMTEGIFRRSARVQLIKDVQKLYNLGKPVNFEEFGDVHVPAVILKTFLRELPEPLLTFRVYNQVQDFLNVESSLRITRCKQVVESLPEHNFIVAKYLLSFLHVVSQQSIVNKMSASNLACVFGVNLVWPRHGSISLSALTPINIFTDILIEHFHTVFGSRCPPAQVTP, translated from the exons ATGAGCTCAACATCAGATCTGGAGCAGCTGGCAGAAATAG AAttagagaaggaggaagaggaggatgaggaggatcAGACATGTGTCACAGACGCTCCATCACTTCCTCCCGGCAGCACGCTCGGCCCTGACTCTTCTCACCCGTATTATGACGTGGCTCGACACGGCATCATCCAGGTCTCCG GTGACGACCGGTACGGCAGGAAGTTGATCATCTTCAGCAGCTGCTGTTTGCCGCCTTCGCACCAGCTGAACCACCGCCGCCTGCTAGA GTATCTGAAGTTCACGTTGGACCAGTATGTGGAGATGGACTACATACTTGTTTACTTCCATTACGGTCTGAGGAGCAGCAACAAGCCGTCTCTGAAATGGTTACGAGAAGCGTACGGCGAGTTCGACAGGAA ATACAAGAAGAACCTGAAAACTCTGTACGTCGTTCATCCGACAAACTTCATCAGAATCGTGTGGAACATTTTCAAACCTCTGATCAG TCACAAGTTTGGAAAGAAGCTGACGTACGTGAACTACCTGAGTGAGCTCGGGGAACACCTGAACTACGAGCAGCTCATCATCCCCCCCGATGTTCTCAG ACACGATGAAAAGCTACGAGCCGCTCAGAAAGGCGAGCCCCCTCCCTCGGTGAAGACCCCTCCAGCTCGACCGCCCCTGCCCACGCAGCAGTTCGGAGTCAGTCTGCAGTA catTCGAGAGAAGAACAGGGAGGCGATGATCCCGCCTGTCATCACGCAGACTGTGACTTATCTGAAGGAGAAAG gTCTGATGACCGAGGGCATCTTCAGACGTTCGGCTCGAGTTCAGCTCATCAAGGACGTTCAGAAACTCTATAACCTGG GTAAACCAGTAAACTTTGAGGAGTTTGGAGACGTCCACGTTCCTGCTGTGATCCTGAAGACGTTTCTCCGAGAGCTGCCTGAACCTCTGCTCACATTCAGAGTCTACAACCAGGTCCAGGACTTCCTCA ATGTGGAGAGCAGTCTGAGGATCACCAGGTGTAAACAGGTGGTTGAAAGTCTTCCCGAACATAACTTCATCGTAGCAAAGTACCTGCTGAGTTTCCTCCACGTG GTGTCTCAGCAGAGCATCGTGAACAAGATGAGTGCGTCTAACCTGGCCTGCGTGTTCGGGGTGAACCTGGTTTGGCCTCGGCACGGCTCCATCTCTCTGAGCGCTCTGACGCCCATCAACATCTTCACCGACATCCTCATCGAACATTTCCACACCGTGTTCGGCTCCCGCTGCCCACCTGCGCAGGTTACGCCCTAG